In the Telopea speciosissima isolate NSW1024214 ecotype Mountain lineage chromosome 6, Tspe_v1, whole genome shotgun sequence genome, TTGCATTCTGGATTAACATGATTAAAGCATACCAAataaatgaaaaacatgagGCAGGGTGAGGGTGAGGAAAAGTTGTGACGTACCTTTGAAGTTGTGGTGAAGATGGCTGATCTGGTGAGGATCGTGCAGGAGAACCTCCTTGAAACCTTTGCTGCTCATATACATTCCTTGCTGGTCCTCCTTCACCAAGCTGTGGTACATCATTTACACCAGAAAAATGCACAGGTCCGAGGGAGCCAAACTCAAGCTGCTCAGCAGGCGAACCATAACCAACATTGTGATCATAAGAATACAACATGACAACAGAAGGAACTGCAGGTCCAGTTGGTGTGACACCATTAGAGTTCACAGCTGGAAAGGGGTACATGCCATAAACCACATTGTTTGGGCCACCGTGCAATGAGCTGGAGGAGTTGAACGGACCATTCTGGGACTGATATGTGGGGAATGAGTCATGCCTGTATGAATCCCATGTCCTGTCAGCTCGACTATCACTAGCTCCCAAGCGGTCTGGCTTTGAGGCTGGCTTCTCAGTTTGGCTGCGTCCGTGGCTGCGGCCAGTTGCCCGTGATTTTGAATTTATGTTCCAGTTCCCTTCCCTGTCCCCATGGTAGTCATTTCGATCATAATTGTAATTCCCTCTGTGGTTTCTGGTAGTAGAAGTTTGCCGGTCCCGGAATGAACCCTTctgaaaaatttaaaaaattcagttGATTCAATTCTTATCAAATCTAGGAATTACAAGCTTACATTTCCGGAGGAAAAAAGGATAGAAGAAAACGTAAAGTTCCTTAATATGTCCCAAATAAGATTATACACATCCCAAAGCTTATGTGGAGGTTTTTTTTCCTGGTAACTATCTCGACAACTTGGAAGGAAAGGACCAATAGGATGTTCCATGGCTGACAGAAATCTACAAAACATGTCTGTGATTTTGATATGCTGAGGGCAGCCCAATGGGCTTTGACCTCAGAGCCTTTTGAAGGTATCCTTGCTGACTAATTTTTGAGGCATCAGGACCACATGGCTTCGTCATGATCAGATCCAGCATGACTGGAGACCTATCTTAATGATATTAAGCTTAATAGTGATAGCAGTTCCTTGAGACTCTGGGCCCCACTGGGACTGGGGTGGTTAAAATCATGTAAGTCTAGTTATACAGGTCCTTTAATTGCAGAATTAAAGGCAATCCTTCAAAAGGGGGTGGAAATATCTCTGCCTAATGGCTGGAAAGATGTGATAGTGGAAGGACACACTTGGTTATACAGTGACTCAGGATTGAGATGGGGGACCTAGGCATTATTTCTTCCATAATAGGAAGGCTGAAGTCCAGTGTTCCTAAGAGCAGTTTTGTTTTTCATGTACGATAAGAACTGCTAACTCTTTACTTGAAGAGTTTAGCCATTTTTTATGGAGGGGTTTGGATTTTAGATAGATAATCATTGATGCAGAATTGAAGATTTACTCAAGGTGGCACAAGGGCCATCAGACAGCCCCTAATTAGCTGTTTAAAATGGCCCATGGTATGCATTTAAAGAGCCCACGACAATGGAGGACATGGGGCTTCAAATCACTTGTTTTCTCAGACTGTTTTGGGCCCCTGTTGGTTAAATCATGTTAAGTCACTTAAGCCCATGACAGGCCCACCTCTTTAAGTCTTGAACTTGAGCCCAATAGAGTCATGTCAGTGGTTTGAAGACTAAGTAAtagtatttctcttttatttctttccattGTAATGATTTTCTATTTTGTGTAATGCCCGTTGGGctgttataaataaaagagaCGGGAGAGAGAGCTCCCACAATTTTGACAAGAAAGAAGGTGTCTTCTCATGAAGCCTTGCTCTTATGGTAATGTAGCAGCAGCCAAAGGTGGTGAAGCCTAACTTAGGTTCTGGCGGTGAAGCCGGATCatatctattcttttttttaccttcttctttctctttacttttcTGTCAATCAATTCCAGCAAGGTAATACCTAGACTGTTCCCTTGAgtttttctcttttggtttCCTTTAATGACCTGTTAGCACATCAGTTTGTCTTAACATTTACTGCAGGTTTCTTTTGTCGACTGTTCATTCACAGTTCGGCAGATCAGTCCTTTTCCCTAATCTGTTTATTCTGTTATCAGGCCAAGCATCTGTGTGTATGTATGATCTTGGGTCCATTGTTTCCTAGTGTTCTGTCCATCATATGCTCACTGATCTCCATTGTTATTGGCAGGGTTTTGGGTACTGTTCCGTTACTTTTTTTGGCTGCAGGGAATAACTTGTTATTTTGAGCAATCCAACCCTTGGATTGAATCCCAATTTTAGTATATTGTTCCCCAAAGTAAATACATTTAGTGCCTCAAATTTGATATTCATCTGACAAGTCAGGAGTTAAATCGGTTTTATTttagttgctattttctgtcaaagactttctatttcttttgtgtCATTATAGCAGATCCCACCCTTGGATCTTTTGTTTTCGGAGGGACATACCCTAGTAAAAGGAACAtctgattcaaatttcagccccaACTGACCATTGAATGTTGTTTTATTCAACTTTTACTATTCTGCCATATTGTATTCTGTTATAGGATTATTGTGTTTCTGTCCTGCGGGTTTGTGTTCTATACCTTATCTTCCCTACCCTAGAACACATCAATCATTGTATATGGGTCCTTATCCTTTGACTAGTCCCTTCTGAGTATTGGCTTTGGTCACTTTGTGGTTGCTGTTGTTCTCTTAGCTATCTTTCGCTAATAAAGATGTCTTCACACTCGTGTAAAGTTGAATGTCCAATACCCATGACCATAGACTACCTTCTCCCCACATGCACATAATTGAAACTGGATACATCAGAGGCTGAAATATCAACTGAAGGAGAAAATGAGAATATGCTGCCACCAAGTTCAAGCCCATGATATATTTCACACGGGTGGTTTCTGGATGACCCGAGTCAGCTGACATGAAAAGCCAAAGTTCAAGAGTTGTGTGGTTTTTATTGAAATAGGGATGGCCAAACATGCATTATTCTATGTTGGAGGACGAAGTAAACATGGATGAACAATCTGTAGGCAAACCTAGTGTGGAATTCTAACCAAGTGATTTGAGGGTGTACACATATCCTTGTGGAAGGTTCCTCCTATAGCAGTGGTTTGGAACTAGGACCTATCAAAAAAGGTATGAGGTCCATATCTTAAAAAAGTGAAGCTTGACAAAGCCTTGAACCTTCGAATAAACAATTAAGGCTACAAAGAGGCTGGTGGTATGAGGCTCATATTGAAGACCATAAATTTACATTACACTCATGTCAAACTTGTGAATATCCTATGCACAGATGCACTACACATTATACTTGGAATTCAAGCATCAAAATAAATTGGATACTACAACAATCAACAGCATAATTAGTCCTCGTTTAAGGTTTTCTTACAGGATTTGGCAGATAGGTCCCGGTACCACCACGATATCTAGGGACTTCATCACCATAACGCTGATAAACACCAGCAGGCCTAATTGAGCCAGGTTGTAGTGGTGCAACTGGAACAAGACGAGGGCCATAATTCATGAGCTGCGAGACAAGGTTCACATTTGCAGATAGAGGTCTTCCAGGACCATCCCATGGGAAATGGCCTTGTAAATACAGAGGTGGCACCATCACAGGTGAAGGATAAATTAGAGGTCCATGATACCGTGGGTTCTGGCAGAACCGTCCATACTGCAGATTTTGCCAATGGCTAGCAAAGTCACTGTTAAGAATGTCGGGCTTGTGCTCCTCAGTAGGCCCCCCAAAATCAGCACCCTTCATCGAATTAGAACTACTGAAGATCTCTGAATGATCAAGGCTCTCAGCTGAATCAAAGTTTTGATCAGACTGGTTTGTACGGCTGCTATCCAGGCTGTCCTCCCTATCAAAATGGCTTGTGGATGCATCACTATTGCCTGTCTCTGTTGGGAAATTGTACACTGGAAGCATTGTGAGGAATGGAACCGGAGGTCCTGTTGGATAAAATGCAAAGGGTACCATCCCTGAATTATCGATAGCTCTCTGTCGAGATCCTGAACCCACAAGCATTGGGGCAATGGGCATCACTGAATCTGATTTACTAATTTGTGCTGATTCATAGCCAGGTTGATGGTTTCGAACATGCGGAGAGGTCACAGATGTTGATCCGGTACTTCTTTCTGCAGTATCACTATTCATGGTTGACAGAGGAATCCATTCCCTGTTGTCGTCATTTAAATGACCAGAAACATGATCAACCGACGAACCCTCATTCTGCCACCCAATCTTTCCCTTCCCATAACCAGTAGCTGGAACTGCAGAGGGAACTGGTTTCCTTCCACGCTTCTCTCTTGTTGACTTTGAGGCCTTCACAGATGATGCATCCCAAGAGCTTTCAGAAGCCTGTCTACTTCTTGAAGAACTATCCTGTGGAGAAGGTAAGAACCTCAAACTTGCATTTCTGTCGGTGGAGTACATCTCACTGCCTCTGTTTTGTTTGTACTGGAAACTATCAACATGATCTTCCTTTATCAACCCTCTGTTTTCTTTGAGAAACTTCTGTTGAGGTCTCACAGCACTGCCAGAGCTACTAACCCAAGAAGAAGGAATGAAGTCAAACCCTACAGATGTTGACTCTTGCTTTTCATCTGATGGAAGCATCTGGAAACTTGCACTATCAGCATCAAACCCTCTGGTTGAACTTGCATCCTGCTCATTCCAGAAACCATGATCACCATCCTCCTGGCTCATTTCTGCCAAACCTGAGTTCTCATTACCAGTTTCAACTGTCTCCTCTGGATTAAAAGTGAAGCCGACATTAGGGAAATAATGGGATAATTGTGAAGAAACCAGACCATGAGCAAATTGCATATTTGGGCCCCAGGGAGGCTCAATCAAGGGGATATTAGTTGGAACCATTCCAGCCAAATTTCTTTGAGCATAACCCATTGAAGCAAGAACAGAAGGTGAAATAGGAAGAGGTAGGTGAGCAGAAGAAAGATTCATTGGCATCTGTACTTGTGCATTAAAACTATGAACCCTGGAAGACGCCATCATGTTCACAAGGTCTTGCTCTTCCTGATGCATCTCCATTGTCTCAGCAACAGATGAAAGCTCCTCACCCATGGTACCCAACCCAGCTTCATCATGGTAACTATTTGAAACACTGTTCGAATCCGCAGCAGCATCAAGGCTTTGATGGGATGAGCTGTGCGGCAACAATGATGGATCCTCACTTGAAGATCTTGCACTATGACTTCCTGAACCTTCATCATCAAAGTTCTTCCTCCTACTACTGTTATCCTGCCTCACAGAACTGATTAGGTTTTTCACAGTTTCTGGCACCCTGTTACGCCTTCCTCGTGTTGAAATTTCGATAGATGCATCTGTAAGCTCAGGACTAGAATGTGTCCTCGCAAACTGATACCTTCCCTGCACTTCATTCACCAAATAATCTGCTCTAGAACTTCTCTGACTCTTCTCATTATGAACACTCTCACTCCCAGTAATATTCCGTGCAATGTGATCGGAGATTCTTGAGCTGTTTAGGTTACCATAACTCTTTTGGCTTTGAGTATGAGAAACTGCAGACACATTACTGGTCCTAGACATGCCTTCCGTGGGGCGGGCACTTTGTTGAGAGGAGATTCCATCAAACGTGTTAATGGCCTCAGCCTCAGATTCGTGACCTGTCAGATTCTcactcttcttcttgctgtttGAATAGTTCCCTTGATTCTCAGACCCATCCATGCGATCTGGGTTTGATGGTCGCAAGCGCCATAAATCAGAACTTGGTGCGTCAGGGCGGTTACCACTTCCCTGTCTGTCCCATGTGTTCAAAAAGAACTGATTGACTTCAGCAATCAGGTTTTCTTTTGGACAATCAAGTAATCTGGCTAGCCTTTTAGCTCCAAATGCAAAGGCACTACGAATCCTAAAGAAATTACCTGAAGAGATTTCAAGAGAAAAATGTACAGTAACAACACAAGCAAAAAGAATGCATTTAGTAGaggaaaataaattagaaactgaGTAGATAAACATCACAACATGAGCATAAATCAAGCAAGTATGTATCCTAGTCGATAGATCAAGGTTTAAAAGCTCGAAATTGGGTATGAGATCTGTCTTCGTCGATTCCGGTTTGAATTGTCCCAGAATTGGACAGACTCGGCCTAACTCAGTCGGACTCAGTAAGTAAAGAATCCAGGTTGATTGGAATCagccgattccaatccaattatTAAACCTGCGGTAGATGCTCTAATTGCATGTTTTAATTTGTAGTTTTTGAGTTGAGAAACTGCTACTAAAGCCTGCTTGCAAGATCACTGTCATCAATCCATCCAATAATCACGTTATAAATGTTGTTTATTCATTATAGCATTCACCTAACAATGACTATCCAGAAACTCTCCCAGACGTAATTTTACCAACAGAATttgataataatatatatatatatatatatattaaaaaaaaacgtCTACATGAAATAgcaccccccccctttctttcctGGATTTAAGTTGGAAAATAAGCCACAACCAAGGTATCAATGtatatgttcttctttcatatttaaacataaaagagaaataaaaaaaaaattcagttattcaattttgttttccCATATGTTATTGATCCTGCTGCTatcgatctcccactggtttttcCTTGGTTTGAGTTCGAGTTTGCATCAGAATTTGTTCTAGGAACCTACTCCCTACATCAATAGTTACGAGGTGTTCAGATAAGCTTTTGAAAACACACACCCACAAACATAgaaagaagcagcagcaatgTTTCACTTCTGGAGCCCAAGATATCATTTCCACAAGTCATACACAACCTATGTTACTCGAAGGCATTCCAATACATTTTGAAAAACTGCAATGCTAAAAATGACACCACTTAGGCCACATTTTTCCCTTTCGTCTTCCGTCTCTGCTATGCTAATTCACTTGATGACATGGAAGcaaaactcgaccgaaacctgttGAAACCGCCGAGCCAACTCGGTTTCGCCAAGTTCCGAGACGAGTTGGGGGGAGAACTTAAAAAATCCACTAATTCGACCCGGTTTTGGCctggtttcgaccgaaaccgtCACGGttgaaaccatagttgtcaaggcgtccagcGCCTTGCCCTCGCCTTGAATTCTGGCGTCGCTTTGGTCGCCTAGATGACGTCTTGTCGCCTTGTTTTCCAACCCCTTCGACCGCCTTGAATCACCTAGGCGGCTTGTTCGAAACCTGGTCGAACCAGTCAAAACCAAGGACATAAAGTGAACTTTGGAATGGACAGAAGCTTAAAACACCTCATTTCTCTTCAAAACTCAACAGAGGCTTCTCCAGTTTGGTGGCTTTAACTCAAGAGTCCATTTTTGAGGtggattttttcattttggctGCAATTTCTCCACAATCTTACTACATTAAGCTTGGTTTTGCATCTTCTTTTTCAATTTCATCACCTCTTGAAGAAGGTAATAgtgtttcaaacccaaaaactcatttgttttgtacttttttagtaAATGTATGGTAGAATGCTTTCAATTTATTATGCAAGTTACAATGGCCTAATCTAAAACTCTAccggagtttttttttttttttatagttgaattattttttaaattttctgttTATAAATGCCATTTTCCTACAACATTTATTTGAAATAAATATGTTTTATATATGTTGGATGATGAtcaatttaatatatgtaaGACACTGTTGGCCGGCTCCATATTCTTACACTCTCGGTGAGCCCTTCCCTAGATTGGGATATCTTGGAGAAATTGATGATGAAGCTTAACATTGGGCAGTAATGGACTATGAGACCAATTGGTCCCataacatgtcatgggatacgtATGTTGTGCATTCGGAGGAACGGCTTCGCAATCTTTAATGGTACTCTGCTCGTGGattagacccaccaagaaactctgtatggaattgaagaggggcagtttaatgttttatttggataataTGTATTATTCAGGGTTCAAGTACTTTAAAATTATGTGAactaagtatttataataccactTTAGTGTCTGTATCAGCGCGTAcattagtaaacttgggtcaacaaccacaagtaccattttgagagatgttttgatgaaaataattaacggattgtgtttaaaatatcaaaaataggTTAGCTGCAAAAAATAAGACCTAAAAAAGCTGTTTTGGTGGTCGAAACCAtggtttccccatcaatgggaaaaaaatccCTGGTTTCGACCGGTCTTGACCAAAACTCAGTTTTGGccaggtcgaaacccgagttttttTTCCTTGCTTGATGAGGCTTATAGCATACAGTGGATCCTAAAGAGTTGATAGAAACAGacaaaacaaaatcaagaaTTTTGGTGCACGTtgacacaaaaaagtacaatcTAAATTGCCAAAGTGAAATTGATTGTCCAGCATCTCGTAACCAATATCTCACAGAAAATAGGCAAATTTCACAGCTGGTATATCATGCAGGATTGAGCTCAGATTTTAATTACCTTTGCTGACACTACGTCCAAGATTGTTGTTTGTACGTAAAGGATCAATAACATTGAAATGTTTGGAAACAAAGGGTTGGCCCTGGCTTTCTTGGCCGTTAGGGAAAACAGCATACACTGAGCTACAAGCATCAAGAAAACGCTTATTGAGCAACAGCTCTCCACCATCCTTTCGTGGAAGTTCCGCTGTAAGacatccaaacaaaacaagtaCAGGTGAATTGGATGATATTTATAATGACATAACACCATTAATAAGCAGAAGGAATAGTAAATATGATTGCATGATTCTATATACCTGCGGTATCTGGAAGTGAACTAACAGGCACTGGACCCCAGAGGCTCACACAAAAGTTATCCCAATCAAAATTACTGAAAAACTCCAGAAAACGATAGAGCACCTACAGATGCCAAGAGATTACTTTCAACTAGAAAGTTCCCAAATAAAAAGTGACGCAGAGATAAGGATAGTGAATCATTAGATTACCTCAAGAGGCCCAGTAAAGTTATTGTTGAAGACATTAAATATGTATAGAACCAATGTTTCAAGGGCATATGTGGAAATAAGTCCATGATGAGCACCCAATATGCGGCTCTCATAGTAACACCAAGCTTTAATCAATATAACGCTGCGTTTGAATAGATGATTTTCATTTATCAAATGGTCAACCTGTACGAGTGGGATATTTTTTAGAGGAGCATACAATCAAATAATCAATGTTCATTGATTCAAAGATGTTTAGGAGCCACATGTTCAGAACATCTCACCTCGTCAAGGAAGCAAAGGGTACATAATCCACCAAGCTGGTTAAAAGATATGTCTACAACAATATTTTCTACAAGGCATTTTATTAACTTCACctgaaaatgaaagaagaaaaaaaaaggtaaaattgAAATGCCAAATCAAAACTCATATAATGCTAAAAACCAAAGTAAAGATAAAAAATTGCTAATCAAAATTCATATAATAGataaatcaatgaaaattttcctaAAGGACAGCAATTAATATACCTGAAAAACGAAAACCACATTGGGTGGTGGTTCGGAGAAAAGACAGCCAACATGGAAAATATTTTAACACAAATAAGGAGAGGAAAACAAGGGGAAAATGATTATCCAAAATTATCCTTCCACGGTGATGCAGAACCCAGGTCACAAAACCCTATTTAAGTTCGCTATGGCCCACCCGATTCACAAAAATCCAAGCACTAGAAGGGAATGGCAATTTTGTAGTAAACCAGAATGTTTAAGGGGCAACTTGTTAGCTAAATAGGGAAATGAACAAGAAAGGAAATATTATTTATTGATCAAGGGCAGAATAGGCAATAACCACAAATAAAGGGCAAGgcagaataaaaataaatgtaagGGTAATAATGGAAAGAActcaaagaaggaataaaaaGGGAGGGGATCATTAAGTTGTTGAGTTTGTCTTCAACCTCCCGCTTTCTCAGCCACATACAAAACCAGAGAATCCAGCGGAAACCCAATATCATTCAAGGTGAGATATTTCACTCAAGCTAATGTGGTTCGAGCTGAAAGTTTGGGAGAATAATCCATACTGGACTCTCTTAAAAGCACCTAGTAACAATCCCAACTAAGtaccaaacaaaaaatcaaagccTGCGGAACCAGAAGTGGCAGTAACTGTAGAATCAGCCTGGTTTGAAGGTTTGTAACTCACAACTGAAGAGTCTTTGGAAATAAAGCTCCAGGGTTTAGTTCGCCTATGGGTAGGCAACATACGCCCAGAATTGTAAATGGGAAGGAGTAGTATTGATGGTGATCGATCCAATAGGAAGGGGGAGCAACTACTGCCCAGAACAGGGGATGTAGATATAAAACCAAATcgcagggagagggagagagagagagagagaagggcgCACAAAAGTAGGCCATGCAGGCATTCAactaaactcaattcattccaTTATCAATTCTACTCCCAGGATGGGGATTacatataaagagaaataaaagactcctaaaattaaaatctaaCCCTCAACTAGGAAACTAGGGGAATCTAAGCAATTAGGAAACTTAAAATCCTACGTATCTAACTCTAAGTAAAACtcctaattaaaattacaaagaatccaaaagtataaataaataaaatcctaaaaatatCCTACCCAAACTAAAAGACTACATAACAttttcccaaataaataaaacttcctaaatatcctactgaaccaacCAACCATGGGTGGACCCGGTTCAACTTGATATTGGCCACCAAACGGGTTCATAACGGCCCAAGGCAATGTTACTGCATCACACAGTGTATCAATATAGCAATCTCATAAAGTTCTAGCGGCTTTCCATTAGAAAGAATTCTCAACACCAGCCAAGGATAGTTGATTAAATTCAAGTACTCAACTCAGCAACTTTAtagggcaggccttggtggaatggtaaggttgctccattgcgccCTAGTGGTCGCAGGTTCAAGTcgagaaacagcctctctgcaaagcaatggtaaggctgcgtacattatgaccctttcTAGACCTCGCactggcaggagcctcgtgcactgggtacaccctttacTCAACTCTgtaaatttaaattttcttttccttttccagGCAGGGGATTGTATTGCACAAGGAGACAGGGCTAAACCACACTGTGTTCACCTCAAGGGATGAACAAGCATAGGCAGTTTGCATCTCTAACAATATCATAGCGAAATAAACCACAAAAGCACTGAAAGGAGAAAGCCTAGCAGCCCTTGCCCACTAAAATCATAGAAATCTAAGCAAACGTATCTTCAAATACCTCTGTGTTCCTTCCCATGGCGCAATAAGATAGTGAGAACAGTGTGTGTCAAATATGACAGTCCAGTTCCTACTAAGCAATAGCCCCCATTGGCAAAGGAACTGATGGTGCAATAAGGGATGACACAGGTGTGGTGGTAGGTATTAAACGTTTTTAGCTTGAGAGGGTATAGTTGTATTTTGACAGTTTTAACTCTTCTTTGGGATTAATTTATTCAGCATTTCAATTTATAAATCTACTTTTGTTAAACTTAGCAATTGAAGAAAGGGATGTTTATAGAGCTAACCTTATCTTAACTCCATCTCCGTTCTTTAAGCCCaaagtttgattttggtttcactAAACAGGTCTATCAACTAACTACTTAACAAAGCCAAGATTTCTTAAATCCAAGGTGATGTCCGAGAGTTATGAACTATGGGAGTTTATTACCCCGTGACAGGATTCATCTGTTTCAGAGTTTAAGACAAATTAGAAGTCTAACTATGAAAAGTATATACAGAGGTCTCTTGTACTAGTAAGGTATTCGAGCAAACTGTCTTCTTCATGTGATCTTTCTAAGTCCTTTATGTGTCATGCATAGAGAATTCATAACAGAATCCACACAAATGATCTGCCTCTTCAAGTTGCTACTTTTCTGAAATTTACCTTTAGCCATATCCATATTGCATAACTCATCTGAATAGACAGTCCAAAGAAGTAAACATCGACACAGGATTCAGACACAGctacacattttttttaaaaaccaaaaaaaaactggtAGGATGATTAGCTACTAGAAAGATTGAATGAAATTTCGCTGAAATAGTGTACTGGGCATATTGCtgataataaaaagaaataaaacaaataatggGAGACGATCATAACTAAGAATCCTGAGATGATTGAATTACATATATGAGCTCACTGTGaacaaaaaatggaagagaCTAAGACATAGCGTTTGAAGAAATATAGGTAGTATGCGTGATTAAACGGACTTACTTCTGCCTGAATGTACTGAACTTCTTTTACACGGAATTCAGCATTCTCACTCTTCTCTTCACTCTCAAGCATATCACGAACCTCATTAGCCCAGGTATCCTTCAAATTTTGATTCTTACTAAAGGCAGTCAAGTCAATGTCTCCATCTGGTAAATAGGTCTTGAGAGGTACAGACCCAAAGGTGAACACCTGCAGTAAATCAAGATAATTACAAGCTGGCAACAAGAAGATTGAGAATGAAAAAACTAAAGAAGCCTTAAAATACATATCCCAGGACAGTGACGCTCCAATATTTTAGAGAACTCTTAATAAACCTTCACATTTATTAGGTAAACTAGAAGTTCTTAGTAGACAGCCATCAATAACAGTCCCACCTTTCTAGGCTTCCAGCAGAAATAAAGAAGCAGAAGAACAAAAAGCAAAGTTTGACAGTTTTCATCCACAACCGAAGGTCCTAACAGAGTAAGCACAGATTTTTGAGAATTAAAGGGGAATAAACATTCACTTTTATGGTGTGACACCTTGCCCTAACTATTTTAAAGAGCCAGAGATCAATCCTACACTCCTACCTTGCAAAGCCAGGATATTAACTAAAATGCAACTTCTTGCACCTCATTGGAATCATAAGGTTATTATTTAAGGCTAGCAGAAGCCACTGATCTATATTGAGAATTTTCACGATCTTGACATTGAATTATTGTAAGTTTCCAGCAACAAAGTATTAATCAATTCACTCTGGTGGAAACAAAAGACTCCACTCTCTACTAACCAAATTTTGCCACGTTTGTTTTTCATGAAtgctcataaaaaaaaaggcaaggGAAATAATACCATAATAAGAAGAGTAGCAGCAGTAGAAGGGCAGTGAATAGATAGCATCATCTAGAGTTTAGTAGAGTTAAGGAATCATGTCAATTTGTGATTTCAAACAGGTAAAACACAACCGACCTCAGTTGAAGACAAGAGCTTTCAAGTTTCCAGCTCTGACATCCTGACACTATGGGAATGGAGAAATTTTAGCAATCAGTTGTAAAgtgcatttattttttattgatttaaaaATTTTACAACCTAGGTGCCTTTAATTACCATGGATCCCTAAGCTCTTAAACCAACACCGTAACAATCAGAGCAACTTGCCAACTAAGTGGGCCAGGCTACATGAATCCTGCTCCACTATCCATGACCCATATGGATAGAACCTACACATTACCTGT is a window encoding:
- the LOC122664838 gene encoding uncharacterized protein LOC122664838 isoform X1: MGDHGGWAQPSGLLSNETASMTRLLDPERWSKAEERTAELIDCIQPNPPSEERRNAVADYVQRLIKKCFSCQVFTFGSVPLKTYLPDGDIDLTAFSKNQNLKDTWANEVRDMLESEEKSENAEFRVKEVQYIQAEVKLIKCLVENIVVDISFNQLGGLCTLCFLDEVDHLINENHLFKRSVILIKAWCYYESRILGAHHGLISTYALETLVLYIFNVFNNNFTGPLEVLYRFLEFFSNFDWDNFCVSLWGPVPVSSLPDTAAELPRKDGGELLLNKRFLDACSSVYAVFPNGQESQGQPFVSKHFNVIDPLRTNNNLGRSVSKGNFFRIRSAFAFGAKRLARLLDCPKENLIAEVNQFFLNTWDRQGSGNRPDAPSSDLWRLRPSNPDRMDGSENQGNYSNSKKKSENLTGHESEAEAINTFDGISSQQSARPTEGMSRTSNVSAVSHTQSQKSYGNLNSSRISDHIARNITGSESVHNEKSQRSSRADYLVNEVQGRYQFARTHSSPELTDASIEISTRGRRNRVPETVKNLISSVRQDNSSRRKNFDDEGSGSHSARSSSEDPSLLPHSSSHQSLDAAADSNSVSNSYHDEAGLGTMGEELSSVAETMEMHQEEQDLVNMMASSRVHSFNAQVQMPMNLSSAHLPLPISPSVLASMGYAQRNLAGMVPTNIPLIEPPWGPNMQFAHGLVSSQLSHYFPNVGFTFNPEETVETGNENSGLAEMSQEDGDHGFWNEQDASSTRGFDADSASFQMLPSDEKQESTSVGFDFIPSSWVSSSGSAVRPQQKFLKENRGLIKEDHVDSFQYKQNRGSEMYSTDRNASLRFLPSPQDSSSRSRQASESSWDASSVKASKSTREKRGRKPVPSAVPATGYGKGKIGWQNEGSSVDHVSGHLNDDNREWIPLSTMNSDTAERSTGSTSVTSPHVRNHQPGYESAQISKSDSVMPIAPMLVGSGSRQRAIDNSGMVPFAFYPTGPPVPFLTMLPVYNFPTETGNSDASTSHFDREDSLDSSRTNQSDQNFDSAESLDHSEIFSSSNSMKGADFGGPTEEHKPDILNSDFASHWQNLQYGRFCQNPRYHGPLIYPSPVMVPPLYLQGHFPWDGPGRPLSANVNLVSQLMNYGPRLVPVAPLQPGSIRPAGVYQRYGDEVPRYRGGTGTYLPNPKGSFRDRQTSTTRNHRGNYNYDRNDYHGDREGNWNINSKSRATGRSHGRSQTEKPASKPDRLGASDSRADRTWDSYRHDSFPTYQSQNGPFNSSSSLHGGPNNVVYGMYPFPAVNSNGVTPTGPAVPSVVMLYSYDHNVGYGSPAEQLEFGSLGPVHFSGVNDVPQLGEGGPARNVYEQQRFQGGSPARSSPDQPSSPQLQRSATQRNYQLKDEDFPPLSFPNQEDNGGNNYNGKPSHYQAFLFSPPHP